In the Malania oleifera isolate guangnan ecotype guangnan chromosome 1, ASM2987363v1, whole genome shotgun sequence genome, one interval contains:
- the LOC131154863 gene encoding homogentisate 1,2-dioxygenase isoform X2: MDGYDFPADVQYQSGFGNDFSSEAIAGALPRGQNNPLVCPYGLYAEQISGTSFTSPRKLNLRSWLYRIKPSVTHEPFKPRVPSHGKLVTEFNQSNSTATPTQLRWKPVEIPDSPTDFIDGLYTICGAGSSYLRHGYAIHMYSANKSMENCAFCNADGDFLIVPQKGRLWITTECGRLQVSPGEIAVLPQGFRFIINLPDGPSRGYVAEIFGTHFQLPDLGPIGANGLAASRDFLIPTAWFANNSCPGYTIVQKFGGELFTARQDFSPFNVVAWHGNYAPYKYELSKFCPYNTVLVDHGDPSINTVLTAPTEKPGVALLDFVIFPPRWLVAEHTFRPPYYHRNCMSEFMGLIYGGYEAKAEFLPGGASLHSCMTPHGPDTKTYEATIARGNDVGPYKITNTMAFMFESCLIPRICPWALESPFMDHDYYQCWIGLKSHFKCEDANGNSREM, translated from the exons ATGGACGGGTATGATTTTCCGGCGGATGTGCAGTACCAGTCGGGCTTCGGGAACGACTTCTCGTCGGAGGCGATTGCCGGTGCTCTTCCTCGGGGCCAGAACAATCCTCTCGTCTGTCCTTACGGCCTCTATGCCGAGCAGATCTCTGGTACTTCCTTCACTTCCCCTCGCAAGCTCAACCTCCGAag TTGGTTATATCGGATCAAACCATCAGTTACCCATGAACCATTTAAACCTCGTGTCCCAAGTCATGGAAAACTTGTGACTGAATTCAACCAGTCCAATAGTACTGCTACCCCAACTCAATTGCGGTGGAAACCAGTGGAGATTCCTGATTCACCAACTGATTTTATTGATGGGTTATACACAATATGTGGGGCTGGCAGCTCATATCTTCGGCATGGATACGCTATTCACAT GTATTCTGCCAACAAGTCAATGGAAAACTGTGCTTTCTGCAACGCTGACGGTGACTTCTTGATAGTCCCTCAAAAGGGAA GGCTATGGATCACTACTGAATGTGGAAGATTGCAGGTATCTCCTGGGGAGATTGCTGTTTTACCCCAGGGATTCCGTTTCATCATTAACCTGCCAGATGGTCCTTCTCGTGGTTATGTTGCAGAGATTTTTGGTACTCATTTCCAACTTCCTGATCTTGGTCCGATAG GTGCTAATGGTCTTGCTGCTTCAAGGGATTTCCTCATTCCCACAGCCTGGTTTGCAAATAATTCCTGTCCAGGTTACACTATTGTACAAAAGTTCGGTGGCGAGCTTTTTACTGCAAGACAAGACTTTTCGCCCTTCAATGTTGTTGCTTGGCATGGTAATTATGCTCCATACAAG TATGAACTAAGTAAGTTCTGCCCATATAATACGGTTCTAGTTGATCATGGTGATCCTTCAATAAATACAG TGCTGACAGCCCCAACAGAGAAGCCTGGGGTGGCATTGCTTGATTTTGTCATTTTCCCTCCTAGGTGGTTGGTTGCTGAGCATACATTTCGACCTCCATATTACCATCGCAATTGCATGAGTGAATTCATGGGCCTGATTTATGGTGGATATGAG GCAAAAGCGGAGTTTCTTCCCGGTGGTGCAAGCCTTCATAGCTGCATGACTCCTCATGGCCCTGATACGAAGACATATGAG GCTACTATTGCGCGTGGAAATGATGTAGGACCATATAAAATAACTAACACAATGGCTTTCATGTTTGAATCTTGTTTAATCCCTCGAATCTGTCCATGGGCTCTCGAGTCTCCTTTCATGGATCATGATTATTACCAGTGTTGGATTGGGCTGAAGTCCCATTTCAAATGTGAAGATGCAAATGGTAATAGCAGGGAGATGTAA
- the LOC131154863 gene encoding homogentisate 1,2-dioxygenase isoform X1 → MEGKQAVKMDGYDFPADVQYQSGFGNDFSSEAIAGALPRGQNNPLVCPYGLYAEQISGTSFTSPRKLNLRSWLYRIKPSVTHEPFKPRVPSHGKLVTEFNQSNSTATPTQLRWKPVEIPDSPTDFIDGLYTICGAGSSYLRHGYAIHMYSANKSMENCAFCNADGDFLIVPQKGRLWITTECGRLQVSPGEIAVLPQGFRFIINLPDGPSRGYVAEIFGTHFQLPDLGPIGANGLAASRDFLIPTAWFANNSCPGYTIVQKFGGELFTARQDFSPFNVVAWHGNYAPYKYELSKFCPYNTVLVDHGDPSINTVLTAPTEKPGVALLDFVIFPPRWLVAEHTFRPPYYHRNCMSEFMGLIYGGYEAKAEFLPGGASLHSCMTPHGPDTKTYEATIARGNDVGPYKITNTMAFMFESCLIPRICPWALESPFMDHDYYQCWIGLKSHFKCEDANGNSREM, encoded by the exons ATGGAGGGCAAACAGGCTGTTAAGATGGACGGGTATGATTTTCCGGCGGATGTGCAGTACCAGTCGGGCTTCGGGAACGACTTCTCGTCGGAGGCGATTGCCGGTGCTCTTCCTCGGGGCCAGAACAATCCTCTCGTCTGTCCTTACGGCCTCTATGCCGAGCAGATCTCTGGTACTTCCTTCACTTCCCCTCGCAAGCTCAACCTCCGAag TTGGTTATATCGGATCAAACCATCAGTTACCCATGAACCATTTAAACCTCGTGTCCCAAGTCATGGAAAACTTGTGACTGAATTCAACCAGTCCAATAGTACTGCTACCCCAACTCAATTGCGGTGGAAACCAGTGGAGATTCCTGATTCACCAACTGATTTTATTGATGGGTTATACACAATATGTGGGGCTGGCAGCTCATATCTTCGGCATGGATACGCTATTCACAT GTATTCTGCCAACAAGTCAATGGAAAACTGTGCTTTCTGCAACGCTGACGGTGACTTCTTGATAGTCCCTCAAAAGGGAA GGCTATGGATCACTACTGAATGTGGAAGATTGCAGGTATCTCCTGGGGAGATTGCTGTTTTACCCCAGGGATTCCGTTTCATCATTAACCTGCCAGATGGTCCTTCTCGTGGTTATGTTGCAGAGATTTTTGGTACTCATTTCCAACTTCCTGATCTTGGTCCGATAG GTGCTAATGGTCTTGCTGCTTCAAGGGATTTCCTCATTCCCACAGCCTGGTTTGCAAATAATTCCTGTCCAGGTTACACTATTGTACAAAAGTTCGGTGGCGAGCTTTTTACTGCAAGACAAGACTTTTCGCCCTTCAATGTTGTTGCTTGGCATGGTAATTATGCTCCATACAAG TATGAACTAAGTAAGTTCTGCCCATATAATACGGTTCTAGTTGATCATGGTGATCCTTCAATAAATACAG TGCTGACAGCCCCAACAGAGAAGCCTGGGGTGGCATTGCTTGATTTTGTCATTTTCCCTCCTAGGTGGTTGGTTGCTGAGCATACATTTCGACCTCCATATTACCATCGCAATTGCATGAGTGAATTCATGGGCCTGATTTATGGTGGATATGAG GCAAAAGCGGAGTTTCTTCCCGGTGGTGCAAGCCTTCATAGCTGCATGACTCCTCATGGCCCTGATACGAAGACATATGAG GCTACTATTGCGCGTGGAAATGATGTAGGACCATATAAAATAACTAACACAATGGCTTTCATGTTTGAATCTTGTTTAATCCCTCGAATCTGTCCATGGGCTCTCGAGTCTCCTTTCATGGATCATGATTATTACCAGTGTTGGATTGGGCTGAAGTCCCATTTCAAATGTGAAGATGCAAATGGTAATAGCAGGGAGATGTAA